The following proteins come from a genomic window of Platichthys flesus chromosome 1, fPlaFle2.1, whole genome shotgun sequence:
- the nhsb gene encoding actin remodeling regulator NHS, translating to MPFAKRIVEPPLLCRNHILNDEGLLFEDLCSINNVVLSRTLRQLSDLARHACSLFQELENDILHTNQRVWVLQNKIGQIQQTASALDPKKEAVPVSNLDIESKLSVHYQAPWHQQHNVFHPCTRPPCLEELHRNAHLSLRALNRDEQQHEQRSTSRERNRVTISISVAPPMPTFPSPHSIRRQQRSRLARAQERAERERELDYQPRKERTVRETEIQTIQRKERPGREANVQTIQRKFACFYSLQPIESCIFIPWNRKATSMGEDEGCEVLGGHRAKSSAPNASSTQNKQTSWSKENHPPSDLKISADSHSISSCIIPINVTGVGFDREASARCSLVHSQSVLQRRRKLRRRKTITGIPKRVHQDMDSDESPVARERTVIVHANPHQLSLYEEDLSISGRLHHTRDSGCQTDDCLIACSAAPSRRRIRAQRGHQGIPASLSHSTGNISSLGDQSDSTYTCSSSHGGRLRSRSLPREGGRLMDSDDDDDDDDDDDDDNYDDDDEDEELSPYEAEDFIPSGPSPRMKMMMMKDEEESTDDQAAPEPLQLGSLKRLQRSGDRDRGGGGGGSPEHSWMERGRSRLPRKADMGSCEISSSSDTFSSPIHSVSTTGVLGSHVDHKEDHQSSSGNWSGSSSTCPSQTSETIPPPSSPPLTGSSHCDSELSLNTVPIAIDEGFSLDSSYHSDLRPQGQGHRSSSFTSSATDQLDDAGVSTASEGEWTYPQDQDQTDQDQDPDQIQSLRQSHGLAQEYSSKQGLENQTCFIDNTPNTEKGPGSLYASETNSFYSSSVHFGECNPSYRGYLYNYADQGPDCSQSNTVAAALSHGVYLQSSTDLRAGTMTLGRSYRPLKKPKVKPPPPKRTSSLKESSSSVDVGTDTQADQDQPKTVREQELTLSSTDMKLELELELGGAPEPLQTSCLVAEPLGTWGMGLGENVDIVEPMSFSSADTHSFKNEGAVQSDYADLWLHNTELKSNNGEYTSMSNSSTATGTTVMDCIKSPDSSSSSTESQSQASAQVSQTRPTSPPLPPGDYKLGSPEKLAGLASPSSGYSSQSETPTSTLPSSSTAFFPGPLSPSTGKRKPKVPERKSSLSSLQHFPRDGVSISSGYKRDPDFPPPPSQLDLNILHGGYVRHTLSHRTHHMHTLHHSKHRVANVLATGTKFLVPETSNSNPPPHLNSTPTITNSHLMVITPSALRSVQLHPISRSTNSVTTAVQETTSGIETSTRPKYPPSCSTLAPPTINTRPLPPRRPPPRPPCHDHVSSPEHSQPPPPGRHPDGPPSYESLLLRQDRYGSGTFWAMSAFRTRMDPLSDMSEDSSPLHRPVPRAPHPSPVDLHTHIHSHTEFRGLTHSTHAHSEFRVLGERSFSQDDDDEDDEEEEEEEPVKDLQRASCSRGGMRTDHPPPPAYEFAGLCHTDSGPWASPFKVPGTTMGTSHPYLISDARRRGLVEREEEDEVTSGANRSAHQQHSQENKDDSTTPDTEDYFSKDSTPSDNSLSPLTDDSKLDDELLASPNKTRTTEDLFAMIHRSKRKVLGRKDSGDLNVKSRLCPPATVTPCSVTTVIIPPAPPLIIPANLATAAGSQRAPVPIYRSAKKSTTSNEEFKLLLLKKGSRSDSSYRMSATEILKSPITPKMPGESLQEGAFRQYEETTSAFQETPISSMDPIQIPGLFPRANAESFTLKTLPMSAASRQGRSRIPPVANSSRYSTRSRLYTAPMQAISEGETENSDGSPHDDRSS from the exons CGGTGTCGAACCTGGACATAGAAAGCAAGCTGTCAGTGCACTATCAGGCTCCATGGCACCAACAACACAACGTGTTTCATCCCTGCACCCGACCGCCAtgtctggaggagctgcacagaAATGCTCATCTCAGCCTCAGAGCCCTGAACCGAG ACGAACAACAGCACGAACAACGGTCCACAAGTCGGGAAAGAAACAGGGTGACCATCTCTATCTCAGTGGCGCCCCCTATGCCCACTTTCCCCTCACCACACAGCATTCGCCGGCAACAGAGAAGTCGGCTGGCGCGAGCG caagagagagcagagagggagcgagagttAGACTATCAACCCAGGAAG GAGAGGActgtgagagaaacagagatcCAGACCATCCAGAGAAAG gagaggCCAGGGAGAGAAGCAAATGTTCAGACGATCCAAAGAAAG TTTGCGTGCTTTTACTCACTTCAACCTATTGAAAGTTGCATCTTCATCCCATGGAATAGAAAG GCTACCTCGATGGGGGAAGATGAAGGTTGTGAGGTCTTGGGAGGGCACAGAGCCAAGTCCTCAGCCCCCAACGCTTCCTCAACCCAAAATAAGCAGACGAGCTGGTCCAAGGAAAACCACCCACCTTCAGATCTGAAGATATCTGCCGATTCtcactccatctcctcctgcatTATCCCCATCAACGTCACAG GCGTTGGGTTTGACAGGGAAGCCAGTGCTCGTTGCTCTCTAGTACATTCCCAGTCGGttcttcagaggaggaggaagctaaGGAGGAGGAAGACCATCACGGGGATACCCAAAAGAGTGCACCAGGACATGG ACTCAGATGAATCACCCGTAGCAAGAGAGCGCACAGTGATCGTCCATGCCAACCCGCACCAACTCTCTCTCTATGAGGAAGATCTCTCAATCAGTGGTCGGCTCCATCACACTCGTGACTCTGGCTGCCAGACAGATGATTGCCTTATAGCAT gTTCAGCTGCTCCCTCCAGACGACGCATCAGAGCGCAACGTGGCCATCAGGGaatccctgcctctctctctcattcgaCAGGCAACATTTCGTCACTGGGTGACCAGTCAGATTCCACATACACCTGCTCTTCCAGCCACGGTGGACGCTTGCGCTCTCGCAGCCTTCCACGAGAGGGCGGACGTCTAATGGACAGTGAtgatgacgacgatgatgacgacgatgacgatgatgacaattatgatgatgacgatgaagatgaggagctGTCACCATATGAAGCTGAGGACTTTATTCCATCTGGCCCTAGTCCAagaatgaagatgatgatgatgaaggatgaggaagagagcACAGATGACCAGGCTGCCCCTGAGCCACTGCAACTTGGAAGCCTAAAAAGGTTACAGCGATCTGGGGATAGAGACcgagggggtggaggaggaggaagcccaGAGCATAGCTGGATGGAGAGGGGCCGTTCTCGCTTACCCCGCAAAGCTGACATGGGAAGCTGTGAGATCTCATCAAGTTCAGATACTTTCAGCAGTCCTATTCACTCTGTGTCTACAACAGGAGTTCTAGGAAGCCATGTGGACCATAAAGAGGACCACCAGTCGTCAAGTGGGAACTGGAGTGGTTCCAGCTCCACCTGCCCATCTCAGACATCTGAAACCATACCCCCACCCTCATCTCCACCACTGACAGGCTCTTCCCATTGTGACTCAGAGCTATCACTCAACACTGTGCCCATTGCCATTGATGAGGGATTTTCCCTGGATAGCTCATACCACTCTGACCTCAGACCCCAGGGCCAGGGCCACAGGTCAAGCTCATTTACATCCTCAGCCACAGATCAGCTAGATGACGCAGGGGTGAGTACAGCAAGTGAGGGGGAGTGGACATACCCTCAAGACCAAGACCAGACTGATCAAGACCAAGACCCTGATCAGATCCAAAGCCTGAGACAGAGTCATGGGTTAGCTCAGGAGTACAGCTCCAAACAAGGTTTGGAAAACCAAACCTGTTTTATTGACAATACCCCCAACACTGAAAAGGGGCCTGGCTCTCTTTACGCATCAGAGACAAACAGTTTCTACTCCTCATCAGTGCATTTTGGGGAGTGTAATCCGAGTTACAGAGGTTACCTGTATAACTATGCAGACCAGGGACCTGACTGCAGTCAATCCAACACTGTGGCAGCAGCACTATCCCATGGAGTATACCTCCAATCCTCAACTGACCTAAGAGCAGGCACTATGACCCTGGGGAGAAGCTATCGTCCACTGAAGAAACCCAAAGTCAAACCTCCACCACCCAAACGGACTTCTTCGCTGAAGGAAAGCAGCAGTAGTGTTGATGTtggaacagacacacaggcagatcAAGATCAACCAAAGACAGTTAGAGAACAAGAGCTCACCTTGTCTTCCACAGATATGAAGCTGGAACTGGAGCTAGAGCTTGGAGGTGCTCCAGAGCCCTTACAGACATCTTGTCTAGTAGCAGAGCCTTTAGGAACATGGGGAATGGGACTGGGTGAAAATGTCGACATAGTAGAACCGATGTCCTTCAGCTCGGCAGATACACACTCGTTTAAGAATGAAGGTGCTGTGCAATCTGACTATGCAGATCTGTGGCTTCACAACACTGAGCTGAAGTCCAACAATGGTGAGTACACATCTATGTCCAACTCAAGCACAGCCACAGGAACTACTGTGATGGACTGTATCAAGTCACCAgacagctcttcctcctccacagaatCCCAAAGCCAGGCCTCTGCCCAGGTGTCACAGACCAGGCCAACTAGtccccctctcccacctggagaCTACAAACTTGGGTCCCCTGAGAAGCTGGCAGGCCTAGCCTCGCCATCAAGCGGCTATTCCAGCCAATCGGAGACTCCAACATCAACCTTACCCTCATCTTCAACAGCATTTTTCCCAGGACCTCTATCTCCCTCCACGGGCAAAAGGAAGCCTAAAGTGCCAGAGAGAAagtcttctctttcttctctgcagcaTTTCCCCAGAGATGGAGTTTCCATTTCATCTGGCTACAAGAGAGACCCAGACTTTCCACCTCCACCTTCTCAACTTGATCTCAATATTCTTCATGGTGGCTatgtcagacacacactatcCCACCGGACACACCACATGCACACGCTCcaccacagcaaacacagagtCGCAAATGTGTTAGCCACTGGAACAAAGTTTCTGGTCCCTGAAACATCGAATTCCAACCCACCACCACATTTGAACTCAACTCCAACAATTACAAATTCCCATCTAATGGTGATAACGCCATCTGCTCTTCGTTCAGTGCAGCTCCATCCAATTAGTCGATCCACAAATAGTGTTACCACTGCAGTCCAGGAAACAACAAGTGGAATTGAGACTTCTACGAGACCCAAATATCCTCCTAGTTGTTCTACCCTGGCTCCACCAACTATCAACACGAGGCCACTCCCGCCTCGCAGACCACCACCCAGACCCCCATGTCATGACCACGTCTCCTCCCCTGAACATTCACAACCACCTCCCCCTGGCCGCCACCCTGATGGGCCACCATCCTATGAAAGCCTGCTACTCAGACAAGACCGCTATGGATCTGGAACTTTCTGGGCTATGTCTGCCTTCAGAACCAGGATGGACCCGTTATCAGATATGTCTGAAGACAGCTCACCTTTGCATCGGCCAGTGCCACGTGCTCCCCACCCTTCGCCTGtggatctgcacacacacatccactcgCACACAGAGTTCCGAGGGCTCACACATTCAACTCATGCCCACTCTGAGTTTAGGGTTTTGGGGGAACGCTCATTCTcccaggatgatgatgatgaggacgatgaagaggaggaagaggaagagccgGTGAAAGACCTACAGAGGGCTTCATGTTCCAGAGGAGGCATGCGAACGGATCACCCTCCACCCCCAGCATACGAGTTTGCTGGATTATGCCACACAGACTCAGGGCCCTGGGCTAGTCCATTCAAAGTGCCTGGTACCACAATGGGGACATCGCATCCTTACCTAATCAGCGATGCAAGGAGAAGAGGACTCgtagagagagaagaagaagatgaagtgACATCCGGTGCTAACAGAAGCGCCCATCAGCAGCATTCACAGGAGAATAAAGACGACTCCACAACTCCTGACACAGAGGATTACTTCAGTAAAG ATTCCACGCCCAGTGATAATTCGCTCTCCCCTCTGACGGATGACTCCAAATTGGACGATGAACTTCTCGCCTCACCCAACAAGACCCGTACAACTGAGGATCTGTTTGCCATGATACACAG ATCCAAAAGAAAGGTCCTGGGCCGTAAAGATTCAGGAGATTTAAACGTGAAGTCTCGTCTTTGCCCTCCAGCGACAGTGACCCCTTGCAGTGTCACCACCGTCATTATCCCGCCAGCACCTCCTCTGATCATCCCAGCCAATTTAGCCACAGCTGCTGGGTCACAACGAGCCCCAGTGCCAATCTACCGCAGCGCCAAGAAATCCACCACATCCAACGAGGAATTTAAACTCCTGTTGCTGAAGAAAGGTAGCAGGTCGGATTCCAGCTACCGCATGTCAGCGACAGAGATTCTTAAGAGCCCCATAACTCCTAAAATGCCAGGGGAGTCCCTTCAAGAGGGAGCCTTCAGACAGTACGAGGAGACAACCTCTGCATTCCAAGAGACCCCAATTTCTAGCATGGACCCAATCCAGATACCAGGTCTTTTTCCCAGGGCCAACGCTGAGAGTTTCACCCTCAAAACCCTGCCTATGTCAGCTGCATCTCGACAGGGACGTTCTCGGATCCCCCCTGTAGCCAACAGCAGTCGCTACAGTACACGCAGCCGCCTCTACACCGCCCCGATGCAAGCCATTTCTGAAGGGGAGACGGAGAATTCAGATGGAAGCCCCCATGATGACAGATCATCCTAA